The nucleotide window GGCGGGGAAGTCAAACCGCGCGTTTTGCAGAGCCGCCCGCACCCGGTCTTTGCTTTCTTTCACCGCCGCTTCCGGCAGGCCGACGATGGACATGCCGGGCAGGCCGTTGGCCAGATGCACTTCGACGGTGACCAAAGGGGCATTGATGCCCGCCTGTGCCCGGCTGTAGAGCACCGCCAGGGACATGGCCGGTGGGTCAGCTTTCGGGCCCGGCGGGGGCGGTATCGGCCAGGCGCGCTTCCAGGGCGCGGACTTGCGCCTCCAGTTGTTCCAGTTTCTCCCGCGTGCGGGCCAGTACGGCGCTTTGCACGTCGAATTCTTCCCGGGTCACCAAGTCCAGTCTGGCGAAGGTGCTTTGCAAAATGGCGCGGAAATTTTTTTCCAGGTCCTGCTGCAGCTCCCGCATGCCCGGTGGTACCGCCGCGGCCAGTTTTTCCGCCAATTGATCGAGAATTGTTGGGTCGGGCACGTTTTGCGTCCTCGTAAAGATTGATGAAAGCCTTGTCGCAGGGTTTCCGGACCCTGCGTGGTTTTGCGCTTCGGATGATGGCATTGCCG belongs to Gammaproteobacteria bacterium and includes:
- a CDS encoding accessory factor UbiK family protein yields the protein MPDPTILDQLAEKLAAAVPPGMRELQQDLEKNFRAILQSTFARLDLVTREEFDVQSAVLARTREKLEQLEAQVRALEARLADTAPAGPES